One stretch of Commensalibacter melissae DNA includes these proteins:
- a CDS encoding glycosyltransferase family 61 protein yields MRGLSYYNVRSNPKKNDQITLPLTYLTLFTLKNAYFIVFPGLDGVIVTSEGYIVDEPSCFLIKQQLPPSENHSGFLFPDIEQKSSLDNVFVGFDAACFNYYHWLLYGISKTQLANSILPPDTILALPSEHSLFNNRQCAFSPTTYVQSLEYSGLINRATFMNYGIYPVKNLHFFWHKPLMPELYLTFDEIYTLFDTIQLPVNTSLPKRFYISREHHPNPRISFDEQRIIDKVLNEKSIEKVFLENMDFAAQVNLFRQADLIIAPHGAALANMVFAKKDTALLELNRKLDNQNHLRNCFYLLTAVKKQRYGCINLSDQPLTENDLSSAINQLIN; encoded by the coding sequence ATGCGTGGGTTGTCTTATTATAACGTAAGATCAAATCCTAAAAAAAATGATCAAATAACTTTACCTCTTACGTATTTGACTCTATTTACCCTTAAAAACGCATATTTTATCGTTTTCCCGGGACTGGACGGAGTAATCGTAACATCCGAAGGATATATCGTTGATGAACCTTCTTGTTTTTTAATAAAACAACAATTGCCACCCAGTGAAAATCATTCTGGCTTTTTATTTCCAGACATTGAACAAAAGTCCAGTTTAGATAATGTTTTTGTGGGTTTTGACGCTGCTTGCTTTAATTATTATCATTGGTTATTGTATGGAATCTCCAAAACACAATTAGCCAATTCCATATTGCCACCTGATACAATTCTTGCCTTACCATCTGAACATAGCCTATTCAACAATCGGCAATGCGCTTTCTCCCCAACAACTTATGTTCAAAGCCTTGAATATAGTGGATTGATTAATCGTGCCACTTTTATGAATTATGGTATTTACCCTGTAAAAAATCTGCATTTCTTCTGGCATAAACCCCTGATGCCGGAATTATATCTAACATTTGATGAAATTTATACCTTATTCGATACAATCCAGCTCCCTGTCAATACTTCATTACCCAAACGTTTTTACATTTCAAGGGAACATCATCCAAATCCTCGAATTAGTTTTGATGAACAACGTATTATTGATAAAGTTTTGAATGAGAAATCAATTGAAAAAGTGTTTCTTGAAAACATGGATTTTGCTGCACAAGTCAATCTTTTTCGTCAGGCTGATCTGATTATCGCCCCTCATGGTGCAGCTTTAGCAAATATGGTCTTTGCAAAAAAAGATACAGCTCTATTGGAGTTAAATAGAAAACTGGATAACCAAAATCATCTGCGTAATTGTTTCTATCTTCTTACCGCAGTTAAAAAGCAACGTTATGGTTGCATAAATTTAAGTGATCAACCTTTAACAGAAAATGATTTATCCAGTGCGATAAATCAATTGATAAATTAG
- the trhP gene encoding prephenate-dependent tRNA uridine(34) hydroxylase TrhP, translated as MRQSLKTELLSPAGTLKAMRYAFAYGADAVYAGQPRYSLRVRNNEFNHQNLKIGIDEAHAQGKSFYVVVNIAPHNAKLKTFIKDLEPVVTMEPDALIMSDPGLIMMVRQHFPQMAIHLSVQANAVNWATVKFWKEMGLTRVILSRELSLKEIEEIHQHVPDIELEVFVHGALCMAYSGRCLLSGYINHRDANQGTCTNSCRWKYDVEEATENELGEIVNKNQSETCCKSDDVPPTLGEGETTDKVFILREEKRPDEEMTAFEDEHGTYIMNSKDLRAIQHVEKLVNIGVYSLKIEGRTKSHYYCARTAQIYRKAIDDALAGRPFDMNLMTSLESLAHRGYTEGFLSRHKHNEYQNYETGSSISVKQQFAGEFTGNFRDGLAEIAVKNRFEIGDQLEIMTPGGNVSFTLEKMENTKGEAIKIAPGNSHIVYIPVQKNLSLEYALLMRYLKTES; from the coding sequence ATGCGTCAATCTTTGAAAACAGAACTTTTAAGTCCAGCTGGTACGTTAAAGGCCATGCGATATGCATTCGCATACGGTGCAGACGCGGTCTATGCAGGACAACCACGTTACAGTCTGCGAGTTCGCAATAATGAATTCAATCACCAAAATCTTAAAATCGGTATTGATGAGGCACATGCTCAAGGAAAATCTTTCTATGTGGTGGTTAATATTGCACCTCACAATGCAAAGTTAAAGACATTTATCAAAGATTTGGAGCCTGTTGTCACCATGGAACCTGATGCTTTGATCATGTCTGACCCTGGACTAATTATGATGGTGAGGCAACATTTTCCTCAAATGGCCATACATTTATCCGTCCAGGCCAATGCTGTTAATTGGGCCACGGTTAAATTTTGGAAAGAGATGGGATTAACACGGGTTATCTTGTCACGTGAGCTTTCCCTCAAGGAAATTGAAGAAATTCATCAACATGTTCCAGATATTGAATTGGAGGTATTTGTGCATGGGGCCCTTTGCATGGCTTATTCAGGTCGGTGTCTATTGTCGGGATATATTAATCACCGTGATGCCAATCAGGGAACATGTACAAACTCTTGTCGCTGGAAATATGATGTTGAAGAGGCAACAGAAAATGAATTGGGAGAAATTGTCAATAAAAACCAATCTGAAACATGTTGTAAATCTGATGATGTTCCACCAACCTTGGGTGAAGGGGAGACAACGGATAAAGTTTTCATTCTGCGCGAAGAAAAACGCCCTGATGAGGAGATGACAGCTTTTGAGGATGAACATGGCACTTATATCATGAATTCAAAGGATCTGAGAGCAATTCAGCATGTTGAAAAGTTGGTTAATATTGGTGTTTATTCCCTTAAAATTGAAGGGAGAACAAAATCTCATTATTATTGTGCCCGTACTGCTCAAATATATCGCAAGGCAATTGACGATGCCTTGGCAGGTCGGCCATTTGATATGAATTTGATGACAAGTTTGGAATCTCTGGCTCATCGTGGATATACTGAAGGTTTTTTAAGTCGACATAAACATAATGAATATCAAAATTATGAAACAGGTTCATCAATTTCGGTTAAACAGCAATTTGCTGGTGAATTCACTGGTAATTTCAGGGATGGTCTTGCCGAAATCGCGGTTAAAAACCGTTTTGAAATTGGTGATCAACTAGAAATAATGACTCCTGGCGGAAATGTTAGCTTTACTTTAGAAAAAATGGAAAACACGAAAGGGGAAGCCATTAAAATCGCCCCAGGAAATAGTCATATTGTCTACATTCCTGTCCAGAAAAATCTTTCTCTCGAATATGCGTTGCTTATGCGATATTTGAAAACTGAATCATAA
- the gltX gene encoding glutamate--tRNA ligase: protein MKLRFAPSPTGLMHVGNARLAVANALYARHHGGTFMLRIDDTDVERSKEEYVREIYQALKWFGIGWDEFMRQSERMDRYQLAIEKLKQSGRLYPCFETKQELDFKRELRRRQNKPPIYDRAMLKLTSEQRKESEANGKKPHWRFMLSGREMKWKDLVMGDCHVKLSSISDPVMIKADGTVLYTLASVVDDLESGITHIIRGEDHVTNTGVQLDLIEALTDHPNTIQFAHLPLLLDEDGGKLSKRLGSISLRRLREDGLEAKAVVSYLARLGTSRDPQLLSVDELAKDYDLSSYSRSPARFDIQQMLALNKKCLHTMEFSEVRDRLPEAVTEEFWNIVRPNIDILSETRYWWDLVHEDIIPEVADEDKSYLHLALECLPTEPWGQETWSQWTNILKEVSGRKGKSLFHPLRLALTREDKGPEMRGLLPLIGRERVVRRLTEACSLA from the coding sequence ATGAAATTACGTTTTGCCCCAAGTCCTACTGGTTTAATGCATGTAGGAAATGCCCGTCTAGCAGTTGCTAATGCACTTTATGCCCGTCATCATGGTGGAACCTTTATGTTGCGTATTGATGATACGGATGTTGAACGCTCCAAGGAGGAATATGTTCGGGAAATATATCAGGCATTAAAATGGTTTGGGATTGGCTGGGATGAATTCATGCGTCAATCTGAACGTATGGATCGTTATCAATTGGCAATAGAAAAATTAAAACAGTCTGGGCGTCTGTATCCATGCTTTGAAACTAAACAGGAGCTTGATTTTAAGAGAGAGTTGCGTCGTCGGCAAAATAAGCCTCCTATTTATGATCGGGCAATGCTTAAGCTTACGTCTGAACAACGAAAAGAGTCAGAGGCAAACGGAAAAAAACCTCATTGGCGCTTCATGCTTTCTGGGCGTGAAATGAAATGGAAAGACTTGGTTATGGGTGACTGTCACGTCAAATTATCCTCCATTTCCGATCCAGTCATGATCAAGGCGGATGGTACCGTTTTATATACTTTGGCATCAGTTGTCGATGATCTTGAAAGTGGCATTACGCATATTATCCGGGGTGAGGATCATGTGACAAATACAGGTGTTCAACTGGATTTGATTGAGGCATTGACTGATCATCCAAATACGATCCAGTTTGCACATCTACCGTTACTGCTTGACGAGGATGGGGGTAAGCTTTCAAAACGATTGGGAAGTATCTCTTTGCGCCGATTACGCGAGGATGGATTGGAGGCAAAAGCTGTGGTTTCCTATCTGGCAAGATTGGGGACATCAAGAGATCCACAATTGTTGTCTGTTGACGAATTGGCAAAGGATTATGATTTATCCTCATATTCGCGTTCACCAGCAAGGTTCGATATTCAACAAATGTTGGCATTGAATAAAAAGTGTTTACATACAATGGAATTTTCAGAAGTCAGAGATCGATTGCCTGAAGCTGTTACAGAAGAATTCTGGAATATTGTCCGACCCAATATCGATATATTGTCTGAAACGCGATATTGGTGGGATTTGGTTCATGAGGATATTATTCCTGAAGTTGCGGATGAAGATAAATCATATCTTCATCTGGCCTTGGAATGTTTGCCAACTGAACCTTGGGGGCAAGAGACCTGGAGCCAATGGACCAATATTTTGAAAGAGGTTAGTGGTCGAAAGGGAAAATCTCTTTTTCATCCATTGCGTCTGGCATTAACACGAGAGGATAAAGGGCCGGAGATGAGAGGGCTTTTACCGCTGATTGGGCGAGAAAGAGTGGTCAGACGGTTAACGGAGGCATGTTCTCTTGCCTAG
- a CDS encoding beta/alpha barrel domain-containing protein, which yields MTDGLEKKNVDKILSSTLAVTVPGNNEEILNRTDMYFVRTQKIIEQYGDTEVVYAVFLRRPVISAPRIALEWLEHIIAREKINASYKLAFPEGEWVGAGLPILYLKGSFKQLVTLETILLQKLGACCVAACNAFQMTQLLPDTSFIAMDARHCAGYEMQELVEYAAWVGSKAAQKKNGAKGFIGTASTITSKFYGLHHGLGTMPHALIGYAGSTLKAAEMFHGQFPDQELGVLVDYFGQEITDGLAVCKAFPELAAQGKVLLRLDTHGGRYIEGLNRQSSYELLMRYAPETIQRYCSEKELTYLAGTGVSAAAIWYMRKKLDEAGFDRVKIIASSGFDIEKCRIISEARAPVDIVGTGSFIPVLWNETYATADIIAYNGKPLVKKGREFLINLARQYMPNLGI from the coding sequence ATGACTGATGGATTAGAGAAAAAGAACGTGGATAAAATTCTGTCATCTACCTTGGCTGTGACAGTACCTGGTAATAATGAGGAAATATTAAATCGTACGGATATGTATTTTGTTCGTACACAGAAAATAATCGAGCAATATGGGGATACAGAAGTTGTTTATGCCGTTTTTTTACGACGTCCTGTAATTTCTGCACCTCGTATTGCTCTTGAATGGCTAGAGCATATTATCGCCAGGGAAAAAATTAATGCCAGTTATAAACTGGCATTTCCAGAAGGGGAATGGGTTGGAGCAGGGTTGCCGATACTATACTTAAAGGGATCCTTTAAACAGCTTGTCACACTGGAAACCATATTATTGCAAAAACTCGGCGCCTGTTGTGTTGCCGCCTGCAATGCGTTTCAGATGACCCAACTTTTGCCAGATACAAGCTTCATCGCGATGGATGCGCGACATTGTGCCGGTTATGAAATGCAGGAGTTGGTGGAGTATGCTGCATGGGTTGGTAGCAAGGCAGCACAAAAAAAGAACGGAGCGAAAGGATTTATCGGGACTGCGAGTACGATAACCTCAAAATTTTATGGATTACATCATGGACTTGGAACAATGCCGCACGCCTTGATCGGTTATGCCGGTTCAACCCTTAAAGCTGCTGAAATGTTTCATGGGCAGTTTCCAGATCAGGAACTTGGTGTATTGGTTGATTACTTTGGTCAAGAAATTACCGATGGATTGGCGGTTTGCAAGGCTTTTCCAGAATTGGCGGCCCAGGGTAAAGTTTTGCTGCGCTTGGATACTCATGGTGGACGATACATTGAAGGACTGAATAGACAGTCATCATATGAACTGTTAATGCGATATGCTCCTGAAACAATTCAACGCTATTGTTCCGAAAAAGAATTGACATATCTGGCAGGAACAGGTGTCTCTGCGGCTGCAATATGGTATATGCGTAAAAAACTTGATGAGGCCGGATTTGATAGGGTTAAGATCATTGCCTCATCGGGGTTTGATATCGAGAAATGTCGTATCATTTCTGAAGCAAGAGCCCCGGTTGATATTGTCGGGACCGGTTCATTCATTCCTGTTTTATGGAATGAAACATATGCAACTGCCGATATTATTGCCTATAATGGCAAACCTTTGGTTAAAAAAGGTCGGGAATTTTTGATTAATCTTGCCCGACAGTATATGCCTAACTTGGGAATATGA
- a CDS encoding class II 3-deoxy-7-phosphoheptulonate synthase, with translation MDSKILSDANVNKNWTPDSWRSFPIKQVPEYPDQSVLKLIEDKLFQYPPLVFAGETRKLKKQLAAAAEGKAFVLQGGPCAENFEEFTADIIRDMFRVILQMAVVLTFGAKVPVVKIGRIAGQFAKPRSSSHENKNGMSLLSYRGEIINGAEFTKEARTPDPRRMEIAYFQSAGTLNLIRAFANGGYANLNEVHRWNLDFVKRLPLAKQYNKLANRIDETLAFMKACGLTSQNTPQIHETEFYTSHEALLLPYEQALTRIDSTSDDWYNCSAHFLWIGDRTRQPDGAHVEFLRGVKNPVGIKVGPSADLEDLLKLLDILNPNNEPGRISLISRMGAAKVRDYLPKIVQGIKDSGHIVTWLCDPMHGNTISTSNGVKTRSFDSILAEVIGFFDVMTSSNAIPGGIHVEMTGTNVTECIGGVHHLKESDLAKRYQTFCDPRLNAEQSLEIAFLLADELTKRNFAAH, from the coding sequence ATGGATAGTAAGATATTGTCTGATGCTAATGTAAATAAGAACTGGACACCAGATTCTTGGCGTTCATTTCCAATTAAACAGGTGCCAGAATATCCAGATCAATCCGTATTGAAATTAATCGAAGATAAATTATTCCAATATCCACCTTTGGTTTTTGCAGGTGAGACGCGTAAACTGAAAAAGCAATTGGCAGCAGCAGCGGAAGGTAAGGCATTTGTATTACAGGGTGGGCCTTGCGCTGAAAATTTTGAGGAATTTACGGCTGATATCATTCGGGATATGTTCAGGGTTATTCTTCAAATGGCTGTCGTCCTGACGTTTGGAGCAAAAGTTCCTGTTGTAAAAATTGGTCGCATTGCAGGTCAATTTGCCAAACCACGCTCTTCATCACATGAAAATAAGAACGGTATGAGTCTTTTATCATACCGTGGCGAAATTATCAATGGAGCTGAATTTACGAAAGAGGCCCGTACTCCAGATCCGAGAAGAATGGAAATTGCCTATTTCCAGTCAGCTGGGACCTTGAATTTGATCCGTGCATTTGCAAATGGTGGCTATGCTAATCTAAATGAAGTCCATCGCTGGAATCTGGATTTTGTCAAGCGCCTGCCTCTGGCAAAACAATACAACAAATTGGCCAATCGAATAGATGAAACTCTAGCGTTTATGAAAGCTTGTGGCTTGACATCACAAAATACGCCGCAAATTCATGAAACAGAATTTTACACATCTCATGAAGCCTTATTATTGCCCTATGAACAGGCTTTGACACGAATTGATTCAACATCCGATGACTGGTATAATTGTTCGGCGCATTTTTTATGGATAGGTGATAGAACACGTCAACCTGATGGTGCGCACGTTGAATTTTTGCGAGGCGTTAAAAATCCGGTTGGTATCAAGGTTGGTCCATCTGCCGATTTGGAGGATTTATTAAAATTGTTGGATATTTTGAATCCAAACAATGAACCGGGACGTATTTCTCTGATCAGTCGCATGGGGGCTGCAAAAGTTAGGGATTATTTGCCCAAGATAGTTCAGGGGATTAAAGATTCTGGTCATATTGTTACATGGCTTTGCGATCCAATGCATGGGAACACGATTTCAACAAGTAACGGGGTCAAGACACGTTCATTTGATTCAATACTTGCTGAAGTTATAGGTTTTTTTGATGTAATGACTTCTTCAAACGCTATTCCGGGTGGTATTCATGTTGAAATGACCGGAACAAATGTTACGGAATGTATCGGTGGAGTCCATCATCTAAAGGAGTCTGATCTTGCAAAACGATACCAGACATTTTGTGATCCTCGTTTAAATGCTGAACAGTCTTTGGAAATCGCTTTTCTGCTTGCTGATGAGTTGACCAAAAGAAATTTTGCGGCTCATTAA
- a CDS encoding MetQ/NlpA family ABC transporter substrate-binding protein, giving the protein MMIFSRRAFLASLTAFILYSGIPQETKAASTVQTIRVGIISGPEEELALTAKEVAKTKNIDIQLVNFDDYNIPNEALVGKDIDANAFQTVPFMDAQIQARNYKLAVLGKTWAEPLGFYSHKIKSIRDLPDQAKIAIPNDPSNQGRALNLLVKANLIQLRQNAPALPRLGDVISNPHHFQLIDLDAAQLSRALDDVTMAAVNTNFVIPAGINPKSALLREDIKDSPYDNILVVRKGDENRPEMKLLLESFQSDAVKKAMEDKFHGAILPAW; this is encoded by the coding sequence ATGATGATTTTCTCTCGCCGGGCTTTTCTTGCCAGCTTAACCGCATTTATCCTTTATTCGGGTATTCCGCAAGAAACTAAAGCCGCCTCCACCGTTCAAACTATTCGTGTCGGTATCATTAGTGGTCCTGAAGAGGAACTGGCCCTTACCGCCAAGGAAGTTGCAAAAACAAAAAACATTGATATTCAACTGGTCAATTTTGACGATTACAATATTCCAAATGAAGCGCTTGTTGGTAAAGATATTGATGCCAACGCTTTCCAAACAGTTCCCTTCATGGATGCGCAAATTCAAGCAAGAAATTATAAATTGGCCGTTCTTGGAAAAACATGGGCAGAACCACTGGGTTTTTACTCACATAAAATCAAATCCATCCGTGATCTTCCTGACCAAGCAAAAATCGCCATTCCCAATGATCCTTCCAATCAAGGCAGAGCTCTTAATCTTCTAGTGAAAGCCAATCTCATCCAACTACGGCAGAATGCTCCGGCATTACCTAGACTTGGGGATGTCATCAGTAATCCACATCATTTTCAACTTATTGATCTTGACGCCGCCCAATTATCCCGTGCCCTAGATGATGTCACAATGGCCGCGGTCAATACGAATTTCGTCATACCGGCCGGGATCAATCCAAAATCTGCTTTACTTAGAGAGGATATTAAAGACAGTCCTTATGACAATATCTTGGTTGTACGTAAAGGGGATGAAAACCGCCCTGAAATGAAATTGTTGCTGGAGAGTTTTCAATCCGATGCCGTGAAAAAGGCAATGGAAGATAAATTTCACGGCGCTATATTGCCTGCATGGTGA
- a CDS encoding methionine ABC transporter ATP-binding protein, translating to MTSDLPVIEFDNVCRNFGNHAALSNLTFSIQKGEIVGIIGHSGAGKTTLLRCLAGLEKPTSGKVKIEGKDIAHLPEKALIPLRQRIGLVFQHFNLLNSKNVLNNIALPLKIAGIPKAKRIEKAKELLELVGIPDKALNYPAQLSGGQKQRVGIARALAANPALLLCDEATSALDPETTRSIIELLLRINQKLKLTIVLITHEMSVIRLLADRVFVLQKGKIIEEGAVGKVFAHPQSETTQQLLQEEQPSLPQSISQNIHPNPDRNDHAILHVVMMGKVVRDPLIANLQKDYQISAVLLEGNITHIRETPIGTTFLAVPADQWQQTITALTSMGVETVEKVGYVRL from the coding sequence ATGACTTCAGATTTACCCGTTATTGAATTTGACAATGTATGCAGAAATTTTGGCAATCATGCCGCATTATCCAACCTTACTTTCTCGATTCAAAAAGGAGAAATAGTTGGAATTATCGGACACTCTGGAGCAGGAAAAACAACTCTGCTACGATGTTTGGCGGGGCTGGAAAAACCAACAAGTGGCAAGGTCAAGATTGAAGGAAAAGATATAGCCCATTTGCCTGAAAAGGCTCTTATTCCATTGAGACAGCGAATTGGGCTGGTTTTTCAGCATTTTAATCTACTTAATTCTAAAAATGTTTTAAATAATATTGCCCTTCCCTTGAAAATTGCAGGGATTCCTAAAGCCAAGCGAATTGAGAAAGCAAAAGAATTGCTCGAACTGGTTGGCATTCCTGACAAGGCCCTCAATTATCCAGCCCAGTTATCGGGGGGGCAAAAACAACGTGTTGGAATAGCAAGAGCCCTGGCAGCCAATCCCGCCCTTTTGTTATGTGATGAGGCAACCTCTGCCCTTGACCCAGAAACGACACGTTCAATAATTGAACTTTTATTACGAATTAATCAGAAACTAAAACTTACAATTGTTTTGATCACTCATGAAATGAGTGTTATCCGCCTTTTAGCAGATCGAGTTTTTGTTCTGCAAAAAGGTAAAATCATCGAGGAGGGAGCAGTCGGTAAAGTTTTTGCTCATCCGCAATCGGAAACAACCCAACAATTATTGCAAGAGGAACAGCCTTCCCTTCCCCAAAGTATATCGCAAAATATTCATCCCAACCCTGACAGGAATGACCATGCCATTCTACATGTCGTCATGATGGGCAAGGTTGTAAGAGATCCCTTAATAGCTAATCTTCAAAAAGATTATCAAATTTCCGCAGTACTGTTGGAAGGAAACATAACCCATATACGTGAAACACCAATTGGCACGACATTTCTTGCCGTTCCTGCGGATCAATGGCAACAAACAATAACAGCTCTTACAAGCATGGGTGTTGAGACAGTTGAAAAGGTTGGTTATGTCCGTCTTTAA
- a CDS encoding methionine ABC transporter permease, translating to MSTYQLEQLYIAIGQTLEMTLACGLLTLTGGLPLALFLVITAPDGLRPAPICNRSIGFIINIFRSIPFIILLVALIPVTRFLVGTAIGTTAAIVPLTIATIPYFTRIAEVSLKEVDRNLIEAVKAMGGSNFTIIKEVLLPEALPGLISGFTVTLILIIGISAMAGTIGAGGLGHYAIQYGYQQFRSDIMGIVIVILVLMISGIQWLGDYLARKYNHR from the coding sequence ATTTCAACATATCAACTTGAGCAGTTATATATTGCTATTGGCCAGACATTGGAAATGACTCTAGCTTGTGGTTTGCTAACCTTGACAGGTGGATTACCTCTCGCCCTTTTCCTGGTTATCACCGCACCTGACGGTTTAAGGCCCGCACCGATATGTAATCGATCGATTGGATTCATTATTAATATATTCCGATCCATTCCTTTTATAATATTGCTAGTGGCCCTAATTCCCGTAACACGATTTCTTGTTGGAACCGCTATTGGCACGACTGCAGCAATTGTTCCGTTAACTATTGCAACTATTCCCTATTTTACCAGAATAGCGGAAGTTTCCCTTAAGGAAGTCGACCGTAATCTTATTGAGGCAGTTAAAGCGATGGGAGGAAGCAATTTTACAATTATTAAAGAGGTTCTATTGCCTGAAGCTTTACCGGGACTCATTTCCGGTTTTACCGTGACTCTAATCCTGATTATTGGAATATCCGCCATGGCTGGGACCATTGGGGCAGGTGGATTGGGTCATTATGCTATACAATATGGATATCAACAATTCAGATCGGATATTATGGGAATTGTAATCGTTATATTGGTGCTCATGATTTCAGGAATTCAATGGTTGGGAGATTATCTTGCAAGAAAATATAATCACCGTTAA
- the gorA gene encoding glutathione-disulfide reductase yields MKYDFDLIVIGAGSGGVRCARIAASHGARVAVVEKQYWGGTCVNIGCVPKKLMVYASNFNNQVKDSHGYGWDTVPGHHHWPEFIEAKNKEIKRLNNIYISMLERAGVNLFTGHASFKDDHTLKISSSVLSDEKAEDKFITGKHIVIATGSSPTKLDIEGNEYAITSDEAFYLSKRPENIAIIGSGYIALEFAGIFAGLGSYVDLVYRQPVPLRGFDQDIRQAVYDAIEQRKDIIQHVKAHPKKIIKQGEQYHLYLDNGEVVQTDCVFFATGRHPNLSGLNLEKIGIEKGKKGEIIVNEDFETRIPHIYAIGDVIDFVNLTPVAIAQGHALADRLFGNKIRKSNYDYIPKAVFFNPPIGSIGLTEEEAALRGAVDIYISNFTSMRYSLTERKVKTFIKMIVDQSSQKVVGLHIVGDDAPEMLQGFSVAVAAGLTKAVFDETIGIHPTSAEEIVTLRQVARVTDKQN; encoded by the coding sequence ATGAAATACGACTTTGACCTTATTGTTATAGGAGCAGGTTCAGGCGGTGTTCGCTGTGCCCGTATTGCAGCTTCCCATGGTGCCCGTGTTGCGGTTGTTGAAAAACAATATTGGGGTGGTACCTGCGTAAATATTGGCTGTGTACCAAAAAAGCTTATGGTTTATGCAAGCAATTTTAACAACCAGGTCAAAGATAGTCATGGATATGGATGGGATACGGTTCCCGGACACCATCATTGGCCTGAATTTATTGAGGCAAAAAACAAGGAAATAAAACGGTTAAATAATATTTATATTTCCATGTTGGAAAGGGCGGGAGTGAATCTATTTACAGGTCATGCCTCTTTCAAAGATGATCATACTCTTAAAATCTCATCTTCTGTATTATCTGATGAAAAAGCAGAAGATAAATTTATTACAGGCAAACATATTGTTATTGCAACAGGCTCATCACCCACGAAACTTGATATTGAAGGAAATGAATACGCCATTACTTCAGATGAAGCTTTTTATTTGTCAAAACGTCCGGAAAATATTGCCATCATTGGATCTGGATATATTGCACTTGAGTTTGCCGGCATATTTGCCGGACTGGGTTCATATGTGGATTTGGTCTATCGTCAACCTGTTCCCCTCAGAGGATTTGATCAGGATATACGTCAGGCTGTCTATGATGCGATTGAACAGCGTAAGGATATTATCCAACATGTCAAAGCCCATCCAAAAAAGATTATTAAACAAGGTGAGCAATATCATCTTTATCTTGATAACGGAGAAGTGGTGCAAACAGATTGTGTATTTTTTGCCACTGGTCGGCATCCCAATTTGTCAGGATTAAATCTTGAAAAAATTGGGATTGAAAAGGGGAAAAAAGGGGAAATCATTGTTAATGAAGATTTTGAAACTCGAATTCCCCATATTTATGCCATCGGTGATGTGATAGATTTTGTTAATCTTACTCCTGTAGCCATTGCTCAAGGACATGCCCTAGCTGATCGTTTATTCGGAAATAAAATTCGTAAAAGTAACTATGACTACATTCCAAAGGCTGTATTTTTTAATCCACCAATTGGAAGCATTGGTTTAACTGAAGAAGAGGCTGCACTAAGAGGAGCAGTTGATATCTATATCTCCAATTTTACGTCAATGCGCTATAGTTTAACGGAACGTAAGGTTAAAACCTTTATTAAAATGATCGTTGATCAATCGTCGCAAAAGGTTGTTGGACTTCATATTGTCGGAGATGACGCACCAGAAATGCTGCAAGGATTTTCAGTTGCAGTTGCGGCAGGTTTAACCAAGGCAGTTTTTGATGAAACAATCGGTATTCATCCAACTTCTGCGGAGGAAATTGTAACCCTTCGTCAGGTTGCAAGGGTTACAGATAAACAAAATTAA